GCATATGCCATTCCTGCAGAACTGCTGCCTGAAGTGCACGCTGCTCAGCTTCCTCTGCTGTCAGTTTTTTTGATAAGGTTGAAGGCCCCTTTGGCTTACCATCTTCTTCGCCGttatctttcttttccttcttcttgttATTAATCTCATCtgtttcctcctcttcctcattttcttcctcaTCAGGTTTTGAATGTTTTGGTGGTGGTTGGGCTGCCTTGAGCAAGGCTATCCGTTCCATTGAGATTCTCAGCCTCTCTGCCGCAGCCAACTTCACTTCATCTTCCGGCATGTATTCCACACCCCCATCTGTAATATCATCTAACCATCCCTGTAAATCTGATCCAATATCCTTTATGATTGATGAATCAGAGGCTCGGGCCACAAATTTGCACATCATTGTTGTTGTCTCGTCTCCCAAATCTACATTTCTGCTCACTTCACTGGCACCAAATATCATCATGCCCAAGAAGCCACCAAACCAAGTCTTGGCAGAAAAACATAACTGTTCCAATACAAGAAGTAGAAATTAACAAGTTAGGTACTGAGAATTCAAGAGAAAGATGTAAACAGACTGAATGTACGAAGAAATAAAATCTTCGTAGGccgttgaaaaaaaaaagattctgcCTTAGAAGCAGTGTGGAATTACTAAAACAAGTTCACATGGTCTATGGAAGTAAAGAATGTCACTAAACATTTGAATTTACGTGCACATAGTTATCAAAGTAGAGGCATTGAATCATTGATTGAAAAAGAATATTCAAAGATATCGAAACAGCAGGCATCATGAAAGAATGTCATAACTTACTTGAAACCCAGCCACTGTTTGGAGGACATGAGAACAAACTCTATGGAAAGGCTTAGAGGACAGGGATTTTAGTCCACTAAGAAAAGGAGAAGCACCATATTGCTGTGCAGCAGTAGCCTTGAAACCACTTCCTTCATATGTATATGCACCCGTGTACTCCAGTATAGCTGGTAAACTAGGCCACAGGCGAAAATATTCAACAGGTGAGATTTTGTGTGGCAAAAGGAGATCAGTCAGTGGAATCTTGTATGGCTGACACCTCAAGACCACTGGTTCTCCAAGTTCTGGTCTTAAGCTCCTTTTTTGCCTCATGATTTGTATCTCATCTTCAGCATAATCTCCATCACCATACTCAACTGCAGCATTGCTTCCATCGAAAGGGTGGTACAATACTTGAACCCAAAGAGCACATCTCTCGAAGTGGGAGACTCCCACAGTCACACTGCAAAGCACAGGATCCTAGGAACAAGAACATCATGTAAATGGACTATAAAACCTCTTAATAGAGTAGAAGTTAGGCAACTTTGTGATGGGTCACTTCGTGATGGgtcccaagaaaaaaatatatatttagggAGAATCAACTATTTGGAGAAAATAATCTTTCCAAATAGTGATCATACAGACTAATCGGTGGCTCTCACTTAGTATAAGCTGCTTCATGAATCATACATGGAAGACTTTTAATATCATAAGCAGTGAAGACAATGTCCATCGAACGAAAACCATCTTTGCTGTACAAGGCCAAAGTGAGACTAATCTTTTGTATGATAATATAAATTCACCATTGGatatagaaatcaaaattctcTAACCAGTAGAGGTGTAGCAAGGGTATATTGTACGGGACAGCATGATACTGCTTTAATTTTCAATGTTATTCCTTGCTACTTCTCCCTTGTGTCTTCATATCTCTGTAAGAGGTCTTCGAAAATTAGAGTCCCCTACACCGCATCAATCATTGTGCATAtgcaggaaaaataaattttagtttAGTCTTGAAATAGAACCTGGGAAACAAGATTACGCAATTGCCGCACTGCGAGAGGAGATCCATCCATGAAAAGTGCACCAGATAACCCCACTCGGATATCCACCCTATTAATTACTAACTCGGTCAAATTTAAAACCTGCAACATGTATACCGATCTGAGAAAATTTGTTGACATAAGAGTAACTAAACCACAACATGAACCAACTTTGATGGAAGAAGTAACATGATCATGCGACAGATAAATATGTCAATCAAGAAACCATACCCTACCGGAAGGCAGAAAAGTCATATCAGATGCAAATATAATACCGCCAACCAGGAAGCACCAAGCAACAATGTCAATCCTTATAAGCATAAAAGGCATAAGACAATGGAAACTTTTGATGAATTGGCTCCcaaatatagatatatatatatatattttccccCCTTAGCCAGCAAGTAGTTGAGGCATAGAGAGTTTACTATTTTCTTGTAATGATTTATTCATTATAAAGAAAAGGTGAGGCCAATGGAGTGGAGgcaatttgaatttgaaaaaaatgaaaacacgGCTTTGTGCTTTGTGTGTTGGAGAGACAGTTGCTCTGTGAGAGATTATGGTGAGATGCCATTGGTGAGAGACCAAATTACGGTCAAAGGTCATGGGTGAGAGGCCCTTCCCTATCCCCTTCTTCTGagccatttctttcttttaatccTATGTTGGTAGTCTGTCCCAAAGTTGAGTGTTAGTTCACCGCGATCCTGATTTTCTGTAGGAGTGTTAGTATTGTTCTCTTGCAGCCTAGCTCTCCCTACATTACAGACTGTAAAGTGAGTTCCAGTTATATGATGCTAATGTTTTCCAGTCAGAGCTCATGAGCCTCCAGATTTGATATAAGTTATAACAAGAGCCCAACCTTTAGATGCAGGGTGATCCTTCCATCAGTAGAGTCAGTCAAATGATATGCTTCAACATAGCAAGGATCACTGCTTCCTGTCAACGTATATCCACTTGGAGGCACCTTGATGTAAGTAGAGTCAATGCCTTTTGTTAAAAGAAGTGTTAATTCACTAGGATTGGGCCGCCAAAGCTCTTGGATGGCCTTGTGGACCAATCCTTCCACCTTTCTGTCTTGAGCTGCAGATGCTTCATAAAACTGAACAGTAAATTTGTGGTGACTAAAAGGGTAATCTCCTCTGCTTTCACAAACTCCAGCCCAGCTGAAAAAAAGGCACATGATTATAGAGAACTATCATACATGAAAAAACATATCTAACCTCCAAAACATCTAAGCATTAAAACCACTAGTTTCCTTTGTAACCAAGGACTTCAACTCTTCTCAAGCATCAAAGACATTGTCAACAAGACATTAAATAGAACTTCAAAACATTATATCAATAAGTAAACCATTTCCAAGAGAGACTGAATGAGGAAACTCCCCTGTTCAATTTCCAAATGAACCCAATCATTTAGTCAGTACCCTAGTTTCCTTAAGTTGCGGCCATTATCTGCAGGCTATTTGGGTCTTTTGATCCCCGACTACATCAGCTCCACTCTACAACCTAGTAGCTATGTCTGTTTCTGTCCTTGGCTTCTAGATAATTTACAGGATATATTTTCTACATCAAAACtattaattatgaaaaatccCTCGAGAGCATTTTAGTACAGCTTCTTCTAGGGAATCTAAGGTCGAATCCCTGAGAAGTACTGTCCATCTCAAGTTCAAGCCAAAGAAAAATATACTCAGTTGGCTGAATAACTTGATGAAGTTTTTTTTCACTAGTAGGTATTTTGACTGGCAAGGATGCCTCCAAAAATACAATGATTGATAAGAACAAGTACACTCTTTTTGCCAGCTCAGCCCCTGCTCTGTAAGTCATTTGACGTAATGGAAttcattcccaaaataaaagcatgatTGGTTTCAAAAGTGCAGGCTTAAACATGTCACAAAATATATTTGTTCGTTACACCCAATAGCTCAAACCATTTTTCATCAATTACTGTGCCCAAATTCAGTGCatcggtaaggttgctccattgcgacttAGTGGTCTCGGGTTCAAGTCGGGAAACATCCTCTTTGCAAAGCAGGGCTAAGGCTGCGTACATAATGACCCTCCTCAGACCCCCATTGGCCGGAGCCTCGCACAGGATACACCCTTTTATCGTACCCCAGATAAAGCCAGATTTTGATCAACCAGACCATCCAACAATGGCTGCTATTACACTATTAGCTCAAATGGAttgttttgaaataaaaatcaaactagGATATCGGCAAATTCAACGTTCAGAACTTGGCACTCCTTTTGAAAGTGATAACAGAAGAACAGATTGCACATTGTTATACAATGTCAAAGTTTAATCTCACAGTGAGACAGTAGTTTCAAACTACAGAAAACACAGCAAGTTCAAAATTGTTCACATTAATGTATAAAATATGCCTGCACGATAACCACCTTCCCGTTTACATAGTTCTCCTAATATGATTACCTAAGAGAATAAATTGGCAGAAATTTTGCTAGTTTCAAATTTCAGCACTCCCATATCccatcagaaaaaataaatgaaatccgTGTGTTCTTGATGCTTACCTGCTTTCAGGATGAGCTGTGGCATATTTAATTCTCTGCAATATAAGATGGCACTGATGCTTGTTTACTGAGTCAGCAAGGTCATTATTTCTGAATTCCTCTAGTTCTTTAGTCAAAAGCTGCCCTGCCCTTGGATGACGAGATCCCAGTCGTTGAGCACATAGAAGAATTGCCTGCACGTCCTGAAGCCTATTTGTTGTAGTTGCAGATGAATCTACATTGAATAAGACTTTATTCATGGTTGTAACAATAATGTTCAATGGATCCTCAGGGTCATCAGCCAAGAGAGGATCCAAACCTTCCAGATCGATGTGTTCTGCAACAGCCCAAATAAGGCGGGCACAGGTCCTAGGTGTGTTCACCTGATGAGCGGTCAAAGACGAATAAGGAAGATAATGAAAGACTATATCATAATGCTTCAATGACTTGAGAtggaaattaaaatcaaataagGAGAACATTGGAAAGGGAAGCATCTCAGAACAAGAAAGATGCATAAAACTAAGGGGAAATCTCTAAAGAGGAGATAAGCAATTAGCATTGTCCCTGACTTTTCCTAGTTGAATTGCCCCTGACTTACTAGCAAAAAAggcatttttattttaagtgtTAATACTTGTAAAGAGGCATATTCAGTCATTTTACTCATATTGCTTTCACTTATCCATTGATCAGACTAAGACATCTCTTGATAGCATGAACGAGTAATGACTCAATCAGCTGAATTTCACTAGAATAGCAGCTTGAACAATGAAAACAATACATTTTAACTTTCTAATCCAAACACAAGGTGCTCtattacctttttttattttcaaacccTTAAGATTGGTTATTCTACAATTTGAGAGCACAACTGGAGAAATGCTTTTTTGGCTAATGGTGCTCCAAGACTTTTATCTCTCCAAGTTCTAGAGGATAAAAAATTAGCTAAAATAACAGAGAATTTGGGGGCTTTGGAAGATCAGTCTAGTTCGAAGAATTTTCAGATTAACTCAACagttcaacttttttttttttcaattctagttggggaggggggggggataaatatgagtttttacttttttcatAAATTGAAGGTGTTCCATGGCCCTTCCttttttgaatctttcttttctctcatccATCAAGTTCAAATCCATGTTTTCATTTCAAGTCTATATCCCTTTTAGTCTCTCAAAGATAAACAGAATGGGAAAGAGATAAATAAGTAAGCTTATGAACCTACTGTGACGATTTTTTAAACTTCCGGGTGACATATCAATCCTTCTCTCTATCATACCATAtctttcaacaaaaaataaaagcagcTCAGATATTTTCTGGGGGACAACTCCAGACCGGACACAGCACTTACAAGTGGGGATGAATATGGTTCTCTCTGAGGTTTCACCAGCCAACTACCACCCCATTCTCCTACCAAAtttatggttttatttttattttatttttttggtatttccagtggatggagagagagagaattaatctttcagaaaatttgaaatattttttccctccaattaaagagaaagaaaatttcattttttttttctttcttttcttttcattttcctttttatctttctttatcTGTTTAAAAGTTTTCTCTTCACTTAAAAATTATCTACTTGAAGAAAGGTAAAACTCCAAAGTTGTCTTTCAAGCAAGTTATAAAAAATGACTAGGCCAATATACTCAACATGTGTAGTATGATAGTACAGAAGTGATGGACACATACAAAAATCATTTATTGAGTTTATTTCATTTCCAACTTACTACACCACCGATGATAAGTATCTGACTCCATATTTACAAACTGgagtaaatgaaataaagaatAGACTTTTGAACATGTCCATAGTTAACAAAGAACAGGGTAGTTTTCATTTATGTAATGCCTAATGCCTCATGATGGAAAGCATAAGAATGATACTTTTGTGTTTAGAAGGAAAAGTTTACGAACCTCACGCAGGTCTTTAACCAGCTCTCTTTGCAAATTTTGTAATCTTGTCTCGTTTAGAATCTGATCCTGAGAAGCCCCGTCTTTAACCTTTTTGACACCTCCTCTGGTATCATAGATATGGCATAATCTAACAACTAACTTTAAATAACAATCTATGGCATAAGTCCGCCCCTCACAGTCCCATTTAACACAAGGTTTACAaacttccaccacctccagagctGGCTCCGTCCAGTTTAATGCACCATAACCAGTACCATAAGCCAAGGCTCCAATAACTCTGCTCTCTGTACCTGAATTCTTTTGCTCAGGCAATGGAAGAGACAACTGAAAACAACTTTCCACTAACGAAGCAACCAACTCCTCTCGAAATAAGCTTTTACTAGTTACACTATTAAGGTCACCTTTGATCCTCACATCCTCAAAAAGTGAAGTAATATCAGTTCCAGCAAGGGGTTTCTGTCCTCTTCTGACACTTTCCTTTGCAAAGAGATCAACACAGAGAGCTGTACGACATATACATGCAAGAGCATACATACGATCTGATTCTGCCCTCAGGTTTCTGACCATAAGAAGCAACCTCTTGAACAATGAAACCTGCAAGCATAAAAAGTATGATATCTAGTTATACCCTTTAAGCAGTAACCATGACAACATTAAGGACTAGTTAACTACTTCAGCTAGAAAGCTTGGAAATTTAGTGGATAGTCTGTGGGCTAAACATCAAAAAGTACCAAGGAAACTAAGCAGCAAGTGTTTTGTGTTTCTACTTCCCTGTTTCTAGGAAGATGAGTGTAAGAAAAATTTGATCAGAGCATAGACACAACCCTACAGAGCTGAGCCAACAAAAAATATCGGAGTACAGGTTCATATGAATCACATTTAATAGGTACTTAGGTACAGATATAGATAGTGGATTAAACGTGAATCATAACTGACCATAAAACTGAATAACAATCCCTACTCTTCAAGAAAAATGATGGCATGTAGAGCAGACAATTAGCTTTCAACCTTCCACTTTCTTTCATTAACACATTATCAAAAATGTCCCAAAACAATGAGTAACCACTCTAGAACTAAGCAAACAAAATCATAGGGTGATGCTTGGCTCTCCACCTGAAGATGGTGCAGTGAAGCTAAACTTTGATGGGTCTTCCCCTGGGTAATCCAGGCCATCAGGACTGGGGTGGCTCtcaatccagtttttttttttttttggggggggggggggtgtgttgggtgtggttgggttgggttgtgttggGAATTCTTCTGGAGCTTATTCCAGGCTTTTCAGAGATGGAAATTCTGTAGAGTGGAACTACTTTATCTagcatacccagtgcacgaggctcccccACTGTGGGTTAggagagggtcataatgtatacaGCCTTACCCCCCTTCACAGAGAAGCTGTTTCGACTTGAACCCGCGACCACTAGATTGCAATACCCTCTGAACTAGCAACTGTCATATCATTGGTAAATTCTGAAAAAGGGGGGCCCTTGGAGTTAGCTCATGTTCTTAGGCATGTCAGGTTCCTTGCTTCACAGGGTTcagacaaacaaacaaacaattgAGCAACAATGTGATGCTTAAATCTTATTTGGGGAAATAAGCCAGATAAATGAAaaaacatagagagagagagagagagagagagagaggattccAACCTGCATGTGAAGATCCAGGAGATGTAGATTTGTCACAACAGCTCTGACTATACTTTCTCTAGCAGAAGAGAACTCTTGTCTATCCCAAAGAGTGAGAATGGCAATAATCGATTGAGAAGCCCATTCAGGCTTCCCTCCAGGAACATCAGCTAGATACAACATATTAATTCCCACCTCAAATATTAAAGCAGGATCCAAAGATGATAAGAACGGCACCAAATGCGTTACCACATCCGAAACACCCACAAGCTTCTCGGCATTACCCAAATCCAATATATTTCCATAACCGCTTCTGCTTCCAGAAGACTTGGAAAGCTTCCGGATAACCTCAACGGCACCGGAAGCGACGGCCTTCACCGCAAAAACAAGCGGAGATACACTAACCCGGAAACTCTCAATCGGTAAAATCAGAGACCTGGCCATCAAAGcattcctcttcttccaaatgAAATCAATCatcaaagaaacccaattcGATCGGATTGCAAGAGAATTCTCGCTATCAACAAGTTTATCCCCTGCCAATCTGCTCATCCTCTTTGAATTGAATTCCTGAAACAACCTTCCGACTGATTCAAATGCAATTTTTGAAACTGCATCAGATCGATCAAGCATGTTCTGGCCGATCCTTCTCCACCAATTTGAAACCCTATCGAGCAAATTCACATTGTTCTCACACAGAGTGACGAGATCATCCCTCGCTAGAATGCATCCAAGCGTTTCAGTGATTGAATGTCGAAGAGTATCACTATAAGAATCAAAGCAATTGGAGATTTCCTTATTGCAATCGGAAATAAGCTTGCCGAGACGATAGGAAGGTATAGCAGCAAGGATGGAGACAGCAGCGGCAGTGACAGCTGGGTCAGGGAAGTCGAGATCGGTGCGGATACCAGCGCAGACAGTCTCCCATAGATCAGTGGTGAGTCGAGTCGAACGGATAAGATCGAAGGCAAGCTTTTTGCTAACGGCGGAGGCCGGAGATGCAACTATCTCTTCGCAAGCGGATTTTGCAATGACGGAAATGTCTCTGCCGGCGGCTGACTGTTGAAGAGCTTGCAGAAGGGCACCGGTCTGGCGAAGGGCATCATTGGAGCGCAGATCAGCCTGGATCTGAGCGAAGAGAATGTCCATTATGGAATATAATCAGAGAGAACCTTAGTTTTTCATCCCAAATTGATGGATTAGATAAGTCTTCCGGCTTTGGGAGACTATAATCATCTCAGAATCGATGCCATTGTCTACTTTTCTGAggtttgatctctctctctctctttctctctctctctcacacacacacacacatggctTATTCAGATCATTCCCCGGTCAGATTTTCCGGATCACTCTTCCACGTGGTATGAGTAAGAATGGCTCAAAGAGATCCTTTCGAGACAGTTGTTATTCCTTCCATCTTCAATAAACTAGAAGGGCAGAGACTATAATTCTACATTTTTGTTGAGATGCAATTCAATGGGGATGCTCCAATGCAGAGCTCGTCCATGACAAAAACAAGTTCTGTTATGGATTCAAAGCAGCTTTATtgaatcttttttctttcagttACTGTGGATTCTCAGTTCCATATTCATCAGTTTTCTTCAATGCAAACCAACAATACAGTTTCTGATACTCATTACAAGAATTTTCCTGTTGTTGAGTATTTAGGTTTCAACCATTTTAAAGCCATCACCTGCTACTTGTTTGATGAATTGACTAATAGAATACTTGCATCAATGCAGGCTATTCTGGAGATGAGGCAACTACTTCAACCTTGGATCTAGAGGTGCGGTTAAAAGCTGATGATCGTCGTTATTTGACTTGGATATCTTCCTTTTCATTGTTGATAG
This genomic stretch from Macadamia integrifolia cultivar HAES 741 chromosome 2, SCU_Mint_v3, whole genome shotgun sequence harbors:
- the LOC122093372 gene encoding protein TPLATE-like isoform X2, translating into MDILFAQIQADLRSNDALRQTGALLQALQQSAAGRDISVIAKSACEEIVASPASAVSKKLAFDLIRSTRLTTDLWETVCAGIRTDLDFPDPAVTAAAVSILAAIPSYRLGKLISDCNKEISNCFDSYSDTLRHSITETLGCILARDDLVTLCENNVNLLDRVSNWWRRIGQNMLDRSDAVSKIAFESVGRLFQEFNSKRMSRLAGDKLVDSENSLAIRSNWVSLMIDFIWKKRNALMARSLILPIESFRVSVSPLVFAVKAVASGAVEVIRKLSKSSGSRSGYGNILDLGNAEKLVGVSDVVTHLVPFLSSLDPALIFEVGINMLYLADVPGGKPEWASQSIIAILTLWDRQEFSSARESIVRAVVTNLHLLDLHMQVSLFKRLLLMVRNLRAESDRMYALACICRTALCVDLFAKESVRRGQKPLAGTDITSLFEDVRIKGDLNSVTSKSLFREELVASLVESCFQLSLPLPEQKNSGTESRVIGALAYGTGYGALNWTEPALEVVEVCKPCVKWDCEGRTYAIDCYLKLVVRLCHIYDTRGGVKKVKDGASQDQILNETRLQNLQRELVKDLREVNTPRTCARLIWAVAEHIDLEGLDPLLADDPEDPLNIIVTTMNKVLFNVDSSATTTNRLQDVQAILLCAQRLGSRHPRAGQLLTKELEEFRNNDLADSVNKHQCHLILQRIKYATAHPESSWAGVCESRGDYPFSHHKFTVQFYEASAAQDRKVEGLVHKAIQELWRPNPSELTLLLTKGIDSTYIKVPPSGYTLTGSSDPCYVEAYHLTDSTDGRITLHLKVLNLTELVINRVDIRVGLSGALFMDGSPLAVRQLRNLVSQRYEDTREK
- the LOC122093372 gene encoding protein TPLATE-like isoform X1 gives rise to the protein MDILFAQIQADLRSNDALRQTGALLQALQQSAAGRDISVIAKSACEEIVASPASAVSKKLAFDLIRSTRLTTDLWETVCAGIRTDLDFPDPAVTAAAVSILAAIPSYRLGKLISDCNKEISNCFDSYSDTLRHSITETLGCILARDDLVTLCENNVNLLDRVSNWWRRIGQNMLDRSDAVSKIAFESVGRLFQEFNSKRMSRLAGDKLVDSENSLAIRSNWVSLMIDFIWKKRNALMARSLILPIESFRVSVSPLVFAVKAVASGAVEVIRKLSKSSGSRSGYGNILDLGNAEKLVGVSDVVTHLVPFLSSLDPALIFEVGINMLYLADVPGGKPEWASQSIIAILTLWDRQEFSSARESIVRAVVTNLHLLDLHMQVSLFKRLLLMVRNLRAESDRMYALACICRTALCVDLFAKESVRRGQKPLAGTDITSLFEDVRIKGDLNSVTSKSLFREELVASLVESCFQLSLPLPEQKNSGTESRVIGALAYGTGYGALNWTEPALEVVEVCKPCVKWDCEGRTYAIDCYLKLVVRLCHIYDTRGGVKKVKDGASQDQILNETRLQNLQRELVKDLREVNTPRTCARLIWAVAEHIDLEGLDPLLADDPEDPLNIIVTTMNKVLFNVDSSATTTNRLQDVQAILLCAQRLGSRHPRAGQLLTKELEEFRNNDLADSVNKHQCHLILQRIKYATAHPESSWAGVCESRGDYPFSHHKFTVQFYEASAAQDRKVEGLVHKAIQELWRPNPSELTLLLTKGIDSTYIKVPPSGYTLTGSSDPCYVEAYHLTDSTDGRITLHLKVLNLTELVINRVDIRVGLSGALFMDGSPLAVRQLRNLVSQDPVLCSVTVGVSHFERCALWVQVLYHPFDGSNAAVEYGDGDYAEDEIQIMRQKRSLRPELGEPVVLRCQPYKIPLTDLLLPHKISPVEYFRLWPSLPAILEYTGAYTYEGSGFKATAAQQYGASPFLSGLKSLSSKPFHRVCSHVLQTVAGFQLCFSAKTWFGGFLGMMIFGASEVSRNVDLGDETTTMMCKFVARASDSSIIKDIGSDLQGWLDDITDGGVEYMPEDEVKLAAAERLRISMERIALLKAAQPPPKHSKPDEEENEEEEETDEINNKKKEKKDNGEEDGKPKGPSTLSKKLTAEEAEQRALQAAVLQEWHMLCKERGTKVH